One genomic region from Apodemus sylvaticus chromosome 1, mApoSyl1.1, whole genome shotgun sequence encodes:
- the LOC127668717 gene encoding serum amyloid A-3 protein: MKSSIAIIFCFLILGVDSQRWIQFLREAAQGSKDMWRAYSDMKQANWKNSDKYFHARGNYDAARRGPGGAWAAKVISDAREGIQKFTGRGAEDSRADQSANKWGRSGKDPNHFRPAGLPKKY; this comes from the exons ATGAAGTCTTCCATTGCCATCATTTTTTGCTTCTTGATCCTGGGAGTTGACAGCCAAAGATGGATCCAGTTCCTTAGAGAAGCTGCTCAAG GGTCTAAAGACATGTGGCGAGCCTACTCTGACATGAAGCAAGCTAACTGGAAAAACTCAGACAAGTACTTCCATGCTCGGGGGAACTATGATGCTGCCCGAAGGGGTCCTGGGGGAGCCTGGGCTGCTAAAGTCATCAG TGATGCCAGAGAAGGTATTCAGAAGTTCACAGGACGTGGGGCAGAGGACTCAAGAGCTGACCAGTCTGCCAACAAGTGGGGCCGGAGTGGCAAAGACCCCAACCACTTCCGACCTGCTGGCCTGCCTAAAAAATACTGA
- the LOC127668725 gene encoding serum amyloid A-4 protein isoform X2, producing MKLLTSLFFCSLLLGVCNGGWSFIREAFEGAGDMWRAYSDMREANWKNSDKYFHARGNYDAAQRGPGGAWAAEKISMMRLVTIIVLCSLFLGVSGSGWYSFFREAVQGTWDLWRAYRDNLEANYQNSDQYFYARGNFEAQQRGSGGIWAAKIISTGRKYFQGLLNRYYFGIRDHGLESLQSAQKAEEWGRSGKDPNHFRPKGLPEKF from the exons ATGAAGCTGCTCACCAGTCTGTTCTTCTGCTCCCTGCTCCTGGGAGTCTGCAATGGAGGCTGGTCGTTTATCCGTGAGGCTTTCGAAG GGGCTGGGGACATGTGGCGAGCCTACTCTGACATGAGGGAGGCTAACTGGAAAAACTCAGACAAGTACTTCCATGCTCGGGGGAACTACGATGCTGCCCAAAGGGGTCCTGGGGGAGCCTGGGCTGCCGAGAAAATCAG CATGATGAGGCTTGTCACCATCATTGTCCTCTGCTCTTTGTTCCTGGGGGTCAGTGGTAGTGGCTGGTATTCATTCTTCAGGGAAGCCGTACAAG ggACTTGGGACTTGTGGAGAGCCTATCGGGACAACCTAGAAGCTAATTACCAAAATTCAGACCAATACTTCTACGCTCGTGGGAACTTCGAGGCCCAACAAAGGGGCTCTGGGGGCATCTGGGCTGCTAAAATAATCAG CACTGGCAGGAAATACTTCCAGGGCCTCCTCAACCGGTATTACTTTGGAATCAGGGACCACGGGTTGGAAAGCCTGCAGTCTGCCCAGAAAGCCGAGGAATGGGGCCGCAGTGGCAAAGACCCTAATCACTTCAGACCCAAGGGCCTGCCTGAGAAGTTCTGA
- the LOC127668725 gene encoding serum amyloid A-1 protein isoform X1 — MKLLTSLFFCSLLLGVCNGGWSFIREAFEGAGDMWRAYSDMREANWKNSDKYFHARGNYDAAQRGPGGAWAAEKISDLREGIQSLLGSGHEDTKADQEANRHGRSGKDPNYYRPPGLPDKY, encoded by the exons ATGAAGCTGCTCACCAGTCTGTTCTTCTGCTCCCTGCTCCTGGGAGTCTGCAATGGAGGCTGGTCGTTTATCCGTGAGGCTTTCGAAG GGGCTGGGGACATGTGGCGAGCCTACTCTGACATGAGGGAGGCTAACTGGAAAAACTCAGACAAGTACTTCCATGCTCGGGGGAACTACGATGCTGCCCAAAGGGGTCCTGGGGGAGCCTGGGCTGCCGAGAAAATCAG TGATTTAAGAGAGGGCATTCAGTCACTCTTGGGCAGTGGACATGAGGACACCAAGGCTGACCAGGAAGCCAACAGACATGGCCGCAGTGGCAAGGATCCCAATTACTACAGACCTCCTGGCctgcctgacaaatactga